A single genomic interval of Stieleria maiorica harbors:
- a CDS encoding two-component system sensor histidine kinase NtrB has translation MKSSKTHQANGLPARGQPIAAEYFRAIAEGTIDWESWHSSNGEVLWVNEAVRRFTGYSPQECLAMVDYPLPLIVPEDRDRMTMHLRDAADGSTENNIEFRVMHRDGSMPWMAVSWQPMHDDEGRPLGFRASVRDITEKRRLREQLRLHNEHLEQLVQERTARVAELEKHRAKMQQLAALGELAAGVAHEINNPLAGIRNALLLIKRNLPNDIKHFDKFELIDKEIDRISGITHQMYQLYRPSQQTATRFSIQQTIAEVFSLALPLSRKTNVQAVLIAGDMKVTGELDADEVVLREGELKQVLLNLIHNAMQASQAGQKVMVTTLTDESSVRIEVSDDGFGIAAENLDQIFDPFFSTKTEKVGEGMGLGLSVTRSIIEAMNGSVEVASEVGKGTLFTVTLPRRLGR, from the coding sequence ATGAAATCCAGCAAAACACACCAAGCCAATGGACTTCCTGCTCGCGGCCAGCCGATCGCGGCGGAGTATTTTCGCGCGATCGCCGAGGGCACGATCGATTGGGAGAGTTGGCATTCGAGCAACGGAGAAGTGTTGTGGGTAAACGAGGCGGTCCGTCGCTTCACCGGGTATTCGCCACAAGAATGTTTGGCAATGGTGGACTATCCGCTGCCGTTGATAGTGCCGGAGGATCGCGACCGCATGACGATGCATCTTCGCGATGCGGCCGACGGCAGCACCGAGAACAACATCGAATTTCGGGTCATGCATCGTGACGGTAGCATGCCTTGGATGGCCGTTTCGTGGCAACCGATGCACGATGACGAGGGGCGACCGCTCGGGTTTCGAGCCAGCGTGCGGGACATCACCGAAAAGCGACGGCTTCGCGAACAACTTCGACTGCACAACGAACATCTGGAACAGCTTGTTCAAGAACGCACCGCTCGTGTCGCCGAGTTAGAAAAGCATCGCGCCAAGATGCAACAGCTCGCGGCCCTCGGCGAATTGGCGGCGGGCGTGGCCCACGAGATAAACAATCCGTTGGCCGGGATACGCAATGCTCTGTTGCTGATCAAACGAAATCTTCCGAACGACATCAAACACTTCGATAAGTTCGAGTTAATCGATAAAGAGATTGACCGCATCAGTGGCATCACACACCAGATGTACCAGCTCTATCGCCCGAGCCAGCAGACTGCGACGCGGTTTTCCATTCAACAAACGATCGCAGAGGTGTTTTCACTTGCACTGCCACTTTCGCGAAAGACGAACGTACAGGCAGTGTTGATCGCTGGCGATATGAAAGTCACCGGTGAGCTTGACGCGGATGAGGTTGTGTTGCGTGAGGGCGAATTGAAACAGGTCCTGCTGAACCTAATTCATAACGCGATGCAAGCTTCTCAAGCCGGCCAAAAGGTGATGGTGACGACGTTGACCGACGAATCATCCGTACGCATCGAAGTGTCCGACGACGGTTTCGGGATTGCTGCCGAGAACCTTGACCAGATATTCGATCCGTTTTTCAGCACGAAGACCGAGAAGGTCGGCGAAGGAATGGGGCTTGGTCTATCGGTAACCCGAAGCATCATTGAGGCGATGAATGGTTCGGTCGAAGTTGCAAGCGAAGTCGGCAAAGGAACCCTTTTCACGGTGACGCTGCCGAGGCGGTTGGGCAGATAA
- a CDS encoding universal stress protein, which produces MKPFGNILAYIEPADQVSSLEHAVRLASKNEARLTLMNVVKPSMALLGLTNAFDQTDRLQRVIAEDQRRRLLDLAGQHCDRSLLLDVIVIVGDQAHETVQQAVIGDHDLLFATADGFGKRFVHELPGSVSSSLLRLSPCPVWLQNPHNHNGFNRIVAAIDATADDEVNRALNLRILGLASTIARQESASLHVVSVVNAWMERPLRIKMGDSVIDGMTQRYETLVNERMDELLSKSDARHLEVQRYVIRGNADERIRQTVQDVKADLLVMGTQSRTGLPDFMLGSTAESVLAEASCSVLAIKPEGFVSPVEREMRDTTILWDLDSEYNLLGSQ; this is translated from the coding sequence GTGAAACCATTTGGAAATATTCTCGCCTACATTGAGCCCGCAGACCAGGTGAGTTCGCTTGAACATGCCGTTCGATTGGCGAGCAAGAACGAAGCCAGATTGACGTTGATGAATGTGGTCAAGCCTTCGATGGCCCTGCTGGGATTAACCAACGCCTTCGACCAAACCGACCGACTACAGCGAGTCATTGCCGAAGATCAGCGTCGGAGATTATTGGATCTTGCGGGCCAGCATTGCGACCGCAGCCTTCTACTGGATGTTATCGTCATCGTCGGTGATCAAGCTCACGAAACCGTACAGCAGGCTGTCATAGGCGACCATGACCTATTATTCGCAACCGCCGATGGCTTTGGCAAGCGTTTCGTCCATGAGTTGCCAGGAAGCGTATCATCGTCGTTATTGCGTTTAAGCCCCTGTCCGGTATGGCTGCAGAATCCTCACAACCACAACGGATTCAACCGAATTGTTGCGGCGATCGATGCGACAGCTGACGATGAGGTGAATCGAGCACTGAACCTCCGTATCCTCGGGCTTGCGAGCACGATCGCACGGCAGGAATCTGCCTCGCTGCATGTGGTCAGCGTAGTAAACGCTTGGATGGAGCGGCCGCTACGAATCAAGATGGGCGACTCTGTCATTGACGGAATGACACAACGGTACGAGACATTGGTCAACGAGCGAATGGACGAACTGCTCAGTAAATCGGATGCGCGACATTTAGAAGTTCAACGGTATGTGATTCGAGGTAATGCGGATGAGAGGATTCGCCAAACCGTCCAAGATGTCAAGGCCGACTTGCTGGTGATGGGGACTCAAAGCCGCACCGGCCTGCCAGATTTCATGCTCGGGAGCACAGCTGAATCAGTGTTAGCTGAGGCATCGTGTTCGGTGCTGGCCATAAAGCCAGAAGGATTCGTCTCCCCTGTCGAACGTGAGATGCGAGATACGACGATTCTCTGGGACCTAGATTCTGAATACAATCTACTGGGGTCGCAATAA
- a CDS encoding IS3 family transposase (programmed frameshift): MTENADKKVEKNPEVTEKASRRRFTAEYKRRIALEAERCTEPGEIGALLRREGLYSSVVGRWRRQLREEPLSSSKKSNRAASPKKASAAKELADLRRENERLKEKLRQAELIIDVQKKGLGDDADAITREDRLKAAEGLSKRVGVAAACRALNVSRATFYRRRDPDRPSSPRPAPARTLSADERKAVLDQLVSERFADQSPRQVYSKLLDEGDYLCSVRTMYRILAENQSSRERRNQLKHPNYQKPELLASGPNEVWSWDITKLKGPETWTYYYLYVILDIYSRCVVGWMLAHREAADLATQLIETTIEKQGVQSDQLILHSDRGPSMTSHSVAELLTSLGVTKSHSRPHVSNDNPFSESQFKTMKYRPEFPKRFGCYEDALGFCRDFFSWYNDEHYHSGIGLLTPSSLHYGQAEEILAQRQETLREAWQKNPERFVGGVPTPASLPKAVWINAPKRERERKIGTPEANCPGAP; the protein is encoded by the exons ATGACCGAGAACGCTGACAAAAAAGTTGAGAAAAATCCTGAGGTGACTGAGAAAGCGAGCCGTCGTCGCTTTACTGCCGAGTACAAACGCCGCATCGCGCTCGAGGCCGAACGGTGTACCGAGCCTGGTGAAATCGGAGCCCTGCTGCGACGCGAAGGGCTTTACTCGTCAGTGGTAGGACGCTGGCGTCGTCAACTTCGGGAAGAACCATTGTCATCATCGAAAAAATCCAATCGAGCAGCATCACCCAAAAAGGCGTCAGCGGCAAAGGAACTCGCTGATCTGAGGCGTGAGAATGAACGCTTGAAAGAGAAACTCCGTCAGGCGGAGTTGATCATTGACGTCCAAAAAAAAG GTCTCGGAGATGATGCAGACGCGATCACCCGAGAAGACAGACTGAAAGCAGCCGAAGGGCTTAGCAAACGCGTCGGCGTCGCCGCCGCGTGTCGGGCACTGAACGTTTCCAGAGCGACGTTTTACCGTCGTCGTGATCCCGATCGGCCATCGAGCCCGAGGCCTGCACCTGCTCGAACGCTATCAGCGGATGAACGAAAGGCGGTGCTTGATCAACTCGTCAGTGAACGTTTCGCTGATCAGTCACCGCGGCAGGTCTATTCGAAGTTGCTTGATGAAGGCGATTACCTGTGCAGCGTGCGAACGATGTATCGGATCCTCGCCGAGAACCAGAGTTCTCGCGAGCGGCGGAATCAACTGAAACACCCCAACTATCAAAAGCCGGAACTGTTGGCGAGCGGACCCAATGAGGTTTGGTCTTGGGACATCACCAAGCTGAAGGGTCCCGAAACATGGACCTATTATTACCTTTACGTCATCCTGGACATCTACAGTCGCTGCGTCGTCGGCTGGATGCTGGCGCATCGTGAAGCCGCCGATCTGGCCACCCAGCTCATTGAAACAACAATTGAAAAACAAGGCGTCCAATCCGACCAATTGATCCTTCACAGCGACCGTGGGCCTTCGATGACATCCCATTCCGTGGCCGAATTACTCACTTCGCTGGGCGTCACAAAGTCACACAGCCGCCCCCACGTTTCCAACGACAACCCGTTCTCGGAAAGCCAATTTAAAACGATGAAGTATCGTCCTGAATTCCCAAAGCGATTTGGGTGCTATGAAGATGCACTTGGGTTCTGCCGAGACTTTTTCAGCTGGTACAACGACGAACATTACCACAGCGGCATCGGCCTACTCACACCATCATCGTTACACTACGGACAAGCCGAAGAAATCCTTGCACAGCGACAGGAAACGCTTCGAGAGGCGTGGCAAAAGAATCCTGAGCGATTCGTGGGCGGCGTCCCAACTCCTGCGAGTCTTCCCAAGGCCGTCTGGATCAACGCTCCAAAACGGGAAAGAGAAAGAAAAATCGGAACCCCTGAAGCGAATTGCCCCGGAGCTCCATAA